In Kordia antarctica, the following proteins share a genomic window:
- a CDS encoding DndE family protein translates to MFKQISTSKENREVVAQLSRKLNLGKENVIARIALTYSLSQDRKLDLKDVKDSGGKEYSKSVLLGDYENIYFGLICTHYGLYKTDKSIPKYIKLHIDEGLELLDKELKENPKFDGFDFLVDKIKIGLIDMDS, encoded by the coding sequence ATGTTTAAGCAAATAAGCACAAGTAAAGAAAATAGAGAAGTTGTAGCTCAGCTCTCACGAAAATTAAATTTGGGAAAAGAGAATGTAATCGCAAGAATAGCACTTACATACTCCTTGTCTCAAGATAGAAAATTGGATTTGAAAGATGTAAAAGATTCTGGTGGAAAAGAATATTCGAAATCTGTTCTTTTAGGGGATTATGAAAACATTTACTTTGGTTTAATCTGTACACATTATGGACTCTACAAAACAGACAAAAGTATACCAAAATATATAAAACTTCATATTGATGAAGGCTTAGAATTATTAGATAAAGAATTAAAAGAAAACCCGAAATTTGATGGGTTTGATTTTTTAGTAGATAAAATTAAAATAGGTTTAATAGATATGGATTCATAA
- a CDS encoding AAA family ATPase: MKISKITLYNFRIYKGLNDIDFSPSSEGNISIIAGKNGFGKTTLLTSLLWAFYGKLMGQVENKYRLDIKYSGGYQPFLESLLNREIENQSDESKKVFYVDIKLEELAIPSLPCNSISIRRSYNLENNSEKLSILIDGIENELTKEVGYDLFINDFILPREIAKFFFFDAEKIVSLAEAKSKEELRSLNRAYSEVLGIKKYEELKKNLVSLSSKLLRKGISEIEKNQLDELLERERESSKLLEFNSEQQQINIEELSSLKAKSNSIQEKLIREGNTITLDELILLKQEQNTLKKESDQIKAELSSLLELAPLVIAGKKLVQLKNQLENEHENSSIPNGLLNKELILFSKEITEKFQKSDLSNTSIIEKIIKESLKTRFENESNPIEVLIAIGEEGYRDFQALYLNLKSSFSSQLKSIVQQEKNNRVLFFRVSSKIKQAEARKDNHLAKKFRDEKAQIEKMIEELKTKENSLLIEQGALSAKNNSDKKLVSELETKFKLVDSDNKKYQTTENLLERINSLILKIKQEKKYALQKALKLSLNKLMHKDNFINEVKIQIDEDIMNIDLYDSNKQIIRKETLSKGEQQLYATALLKALVDESGITFPVFIDSPLQKFDKYHSKSIIEEFYPVISNQVVLLPLLEKELSKREYDLLKPNLHKSFLIDNLDHNASKILEADLEEVFDELNSEAYV, translated from the coding sequence ATGAAAATTAGTAAAATCACTCTATATAATTTCAGGATTTATAAAGGATTGAATGATATTGACTTCAGTCCATCATCTGAGGGGAATATAAGTATCATAGCTGGAAAAAACGGATTTGGAAAAACCACTTTGCTTACGTCTCTACTTTGGGCTTTCTATGGTAAGTTAATGGGACAGGTTGAAAATAAATATCGCTTGGACATAAAATATTCTGGAGGATATCAACCTTTCTTAGAATCACTTTTAAATAGAGAAATTGAGAATCAAAGTGATGAATCTAAAAAAGTTTTCTACGTAGATATTAAACTGGAGGAACTTGCCATTCCTTCGTTACCTTGCAATTCAATTTCAATACGAAGATCCTATAACCTTGAAAATAATAGTGAAAAATTAAGCATTTTAATCGATGGGATTGAAAATGAATTGACCAAAGAAGTTGGCTATGACCTTTTCATAAATGATTTTATCCTTCCAAGAGAAATTGCCAAGTTTTTCTTTTTCGATGCTGAGAAAATAGTATCTCTGGCAGAGGCAAAGTCAAAAGAAGAACTAAGGAGTTTAAATCGGGCTTATTCTGAAGTCTTAGGTATAAAAAAATATGAAGAACTTAAGAAAAACTTAGTTTCACTTTCTTCTAAATTGTTGCGCAAAGGTATATCTGAAATAGAAAAAAATCAATTAGACGAACTACTAGAAAGAGAAAGGGAGTCTTCAAAATTACTTGAATTCAATTCAGAGCAACAGCAAATAAATATTGAGGAGCTAAGTAGCTTAAAAGCAAAGAGTAATTCAATTCAAGAAAAGCTTATACGTGAGGGAAATACGATTACACTCGATGAATTGATTCTGCTTAAACAGGAACAAAATACATTAAAAAAAGAGTCCGATCAAATAAAGGCTGAACTGTCTTCACTTTTAGAATTAGCGCCACTTGTTATAGCAGGTAAAAAACTTGTTCAATTAAAAAATCAACTTGAGAATGAACATGAAAATTCTAGTATTCCAAATGGGTTATTAAATAAAGAATTGATTCTCTTTTCAAAAGAAATAACTGAAAAATTTCAAAAATCTGATTTATCAAATACATCTATTATTGAAAAGATAATAAAGGAATCATTAAAAACGAGATTTGAAAACGAGTCGAATCCAATAGAGGTTTTAATAGCTATAGGAGAAGAAGGTTATAGAGATTTTCAAGCTTTATATTTAAACCTTAAAAGTTCTTTCAGTTCACAATTAAAATCAATCGTTCAACAGGAAAAAAATAATAGGGTACTCTTTTTTAGGGTTTCAAGTAAAATTAAACAAGCAGAGGCTAGAAAAGACAACCATCTTGCTAAAAAGTTTCGTGATGAGAAAGCACAGATTGAGAAGATGATTGAAGAGCTTAAAACTAAAGAAAACTCTTTATTAATTGAGCAAGGAGCATTAAGCGCTAAAAATAATTCAGATAAAAAATTAGTATCTGAACTTGAAACTAAATTTAAACTGGTTGATTCAGATAATAAGAAATACCAAACAACAGAAAATCTTTTGGAAAGAATTAATTCATTAATTCTAAAGATAAAGCAAGAGAAAAAATACGCACTTCAAAAAGCATTAAAATTAAGTCTTAATAAGTTGATGCATAAGGACAATTTCATTAATGAAGTAAAAATTCAGATTGATGAGGATATAATGAATATTGACCTATATGATAGCAATAAACAAATTATTAGAAAGGAGACACTATCTAAAGGAGAACAGCAATTGTATGCAACAGCATTATTAAAGGCATTGGTTGATGAGTCTGGCATAACATTTCCTGTCTTTATAGATAGTCCTCTTCAAAAGTTTGATAAATACCATTCCAAAAGTATTATCGAAGAGTTCTACCCCGTAATTTCAAATCAGGTAGTGCTCTTGCCTTTATTGGAAAAAGAACTTAGTAAAAGGGAATACGACCTTTTAAAACCAAATCTTCATAAATCTTTCTTAATTGATAATCTGGATCATAATGCATCAAAAATTTTAGAAGCTGATCTAGAGGAAGTTTTTGATGAATTAAACTCTGAAGCCTATGTTTAA
- the dndC gene encoding DNA phosphorothioation system sulfurtransferase DndC, translated as MSKRIDNIIDEIIDQYAFTDKSQRPWIIGFSGGKDSTVLLMLVWKALEKIRKMPTPFQLRRPVYVVCNDTLVENPIISSYVDDVLAKISVAAREQNLPIIVKKTVPLLEETYWINVLGKGYPVPNNAFRWCTTKLKIKPTSNFLLEQIDKKGEAIVLLGTRYEESVARERSMRKHEIDGQRLSKHQTSVNTYVYAPIKELMLEEIWYIINTFPSPWGFDNSILFQIYSDASADDYECPTVVVNKEHSSCGQSRFGCWTCTVVKKDKSMSALIENGQSWMKPLLEYRNSLVDERNLHENRMPERRDGRPAVREDGTNWGPYRPSYRYQKLKELLLIQKELQKERPHIFLITNQELIAIQVTWNRDLYFDKNVGDLYRGIFGKDISTNNSASLNNTETRILKEICEDDMGYFHLIDNLLSLQETKTLMVSKYGLHNDIENRIERFVTSRENEN; from the coding sequence ATGTCAAAAAGAATAGATAATATAATTGATGAAATTATTGACCAGTACGCCTTTACTGACAAGTCGCAAAGACCTTGGATAATAGGTTTTAGTGGCGGTAAGGATTCTACCGTTTTACTTATGCTCGTATGGAAAGCCTTGGAGAAGATTAGAAAAATGCCAACGCCCTTTCAATTAAGAAGACCTGTTTACGTTGTTTGCAATGATACTCTTGTTGAGAATCCCATTATCTCATCTTACGTGGATGATGTTTTAGCTAAAATTTCTGTAGCTGCAAGAGAACAAAACTTACCAATCATCGTTAAAAAAACAGTGCCGCTATTAGAAGAAACTTACTGGATTAATGTTTTGGGAAAAGGATATCCAGTTCCAAACAATGCTTTTCGTTGGTGCACAACTAAACTCAAAATAAAACCAACTTCAAATTTTCTATTAGAACAAATTGATAAAAAAGGAGAAGCTATTGTCTTGTTAGGAACTAGATACGAAGAAAGTGTGGCACGTGAACGTTCAATGCGTAAACACGAAATTGATGGGCAACGACTTTCTAAGCATCAAACAAGTGTAAATACATACGTGTATGCCCCAATAAAAGAATTAATGCTTGAAGAGATTTGGTATATAATTAATACATTCCCCTCACCTTGGGGATTTGATAATTCAATTTTATTCCAAATTTATTCAGATGCAAGCGCCGATGATTATGAATGTCCAACAGTGGTTGTAAACAAAGAACACTCTTCATGTGGGCAGTCACGTTTTGGGTGTTGGACTTGTACTGTAGTAAAAAAAGACAAATCTATGTCTGCTTTAATTGAGAACGGTCAGTCTTGGATGAAACCTTTATTGGAATATCGGAATAGTTTAGTTGACGAGAGAAATCTTCACGAAAACAGAATGCCCGAAAGAAGGGATGGACGACCAGCAGTTCGAGAGGATGGTACAAATTGGGGTCCTTATAGACCTAGTTACCGATATCAAAAATTGAAAGAGCTACTTTTAATTCAGAAAGAATTACAAAAAGAAAGACCTCATATCTTTTTGATAACCAATCAAGAACTTATTGCAATTCAAGTTACTTGGAATAGAGACCTATATTTTGACAAAAATGTAGGAGACCTGTATAGAGGGATTTTCGGTAAAGATATCAGCACTAATAATTCGGCATCTTTGAATAATACTGAAACACGTATTCTAAAAGAAATTTGTGAGGATGATATGGGCTATTTTCATCTTATAGATAATCTATTATCTTTACAAGAGACTAAAACACTTATGGTATCGAAATATGGGTTGCATAATGATATAGAGAACAGAATTGAAAGATTCGTAACAAGTAGAGAAAATGAAAATTAG
- a CDS encoding putative porin, with amino-acid sequence MKYILFVIFICITVPALHAQVEEIPVEGKKEKMSERGQQNATNSNKSSEKDKTAKRKEYDINLYKIITHERDTILFDTTLTIQKEYKFNYLRKDEFELLPFSNLGQTYNNLGYSFDRPSSFPSIGMRAKHFNYDEIEDVKYFNVPTPTTELFFKTAMEQGQLLDAFITMNTSKRMNFSIAYKGMRSLGKYQNILSSTGNFKFTANYRTKNDRYAMRGHFYSQDVLNNENGGITAAAVIDFENGVDEFTDRSRLSVAYQDAQNILVGKRYYVDHDYKILKKKDSLNDSNLRVGHTFNYETKYYIFDQTSQNDQFGESYVAARIRDRSQLRKLFNEGSLSYRTKTFGDVKFKANHTKYEYFFDKILYQANGTVIPNKIEGDVVSVGGEWQHTIAGIQLKADLLANISGELGGNYFNGRAKYKFNDDILTEASIVINSKAPNFNFIVNQSDYISYNWRNNLKNERTQSLNFSVKSKKWFNADVSFTSMDNYTYFSGLTDGQQISPQQSEDAITYLKVKFGKEFKYGKFALNNTVMYQKVTQTGDVFNVPELVTRNTLYYTDKWFKKALFIQTGVTFSYFTEYFANGYSPLLGETYSQNQQKIGGFPRFDVFINAKVRRTRIYFKLEHLNSPFTGYNFFSAPNYPYRDFIVRFGLVWNFFS; translated from the coding sequence GTGAAGTACATCCTTTTCGTTATATTCATATGTATTACTGTTCCTGCATTGCATGCGCAAGTAGAAGAGATACCTGTTGAAGGAAAAAAAGAGAAAATGAGCGAACGCGGACAGCAAAACGCCACGAATTCCAATAAGTCTTCTGAAAAAGATAAAACAGCTAAGCGAAAAGAATATGATATCAATCTGTATAAAATAATTACGCACGAACGTGATACCATACTTTTTGATACAACCTTAACCATTCAAAAAGAATACAAATTCAATTACTTACGAAAAGACGAATTTGAACTCTTGCCATTTTCAAACTTAGGGCAAACCTATAACAACTTAGGATATTCGTTTGACAGACCTTCTTCGTTTCCAAGTATCGGAATGCGCGCAAAACACTTCAACTACGATGAAATTGAAGATGTAAAATACTTCAATGTGCCAACGCCAACGACGGAATTATTCTTCAAAACAGCGATGGAACAAGGACAATTGCTAGATGCGTTTATTACGATGAATACGTCAAAACGAATGAATTTCTCCATTGCATACAAAGGAATGCGCTCGTTAGGGAAATACCAAAACATACTCAGTAGCACGGGAAATTTTAAATTTACAGCGAATTATAGAACTAAAAATGATCGGTATGCCATGCGTGGACATTTCTATTCGCAAGATGTATTGAACAATGAAAATGGAGGAATTACAGCAGCAGCAGTTATTGATTTTGAAAATGGTGTGGATGAATTCACAGACAGATCGCGTTTATCAGTAGCGTACCAAGATGCACAAAACATATTAGTGGGAAAACGTTATTACGTTGATCACGATTATAAAATACTTAAGAAAAAAGATTCTTTGAACGATTCTAATTTGCGGGTTGGACACACATTCAATTACGAAACAAAATATTATATCTTCGATCAAACAAGTCAAAATGATCAATTTGGAGAAAGCTATGTAGCAGCAAGAATACGAGATAGATCGCAACTGCGAAAACTATTCAACGAAGGAAGCTTAAGTTACCGCACAAAAACATTTGGCGATGTCAAATTCAAAGCAAATCACACAAAATACGAGTATTTCTTTGACAAAATTCTCTATCAAGCTAACGGAACTGTGATACCAAACAAAATAGAAGGCGATGTTGTTTCTGTTGGAGGAGAATGGCAACATACCATTGCGGGAATTCAGCTAAAAGCAGATTTGCTAGCTAACATTTCAGGCGAACTCGGAGGAAACTATTTCAACGGACGCGCCAAATACAAATTCAACGATGACATACTTACAGAAGCGTCTATTGTGATCAATTCCAAAGCGCCAAACTTTAACTTCATTGTCAATCAAAGTGATTACATAAGCTACAATTGGCGCAACAATCTCAAAAATGAGCGAACGCAGAGTTTAAACTTCAGTGTAAAATCAAAAAAATGGTTCAATGCGGATGTGAGTTTTACGTCAATGGACAATTATACATACTTCTCAGGACTTACAGACGGACAACAAATATCGCCGCAACAATCGGAAGATGCAATCACATATTTAAAAGTAAAATTTGGAAAAGAATTTAAGTACGGAAAATTTGCGCTCAACAATACAGTCATGTATCAAAAAGTAACGCAAACTGGCGACGTATTCAATGTACCCGAATTAGTAACTCGAAACACCTTATACTATACGGACAAATGGTTCAAAAAAGCACTATTCATACAAACGGGAGTTACATTCAGTTATTTCACGGAATACTTTGCCAACGGGTACAGTCCATTATTAGGAGAAACGTACAGTCAAAATCAGCAAAAAATTGGAGGTTTCCCACGATTTGACGTTTTCATTAACGCCAAAGTAAGACGAACTAGAATCTACTTCAAGCTAGAACATCTAAACTCACCGTTTACTGGCTACAACTTTTTCTCGGCACCAAACTATCCATACCGCGACTTCATCGTGCGTTTCGGACTTGTTTGGAACTTCTTCTCATAA
- a CDS encoding ribonuclease HII: MLALQLLDGLEAGTDEAGRGCLAGPVTAAAVILPATFSNNMLNDSKQLSEKKRELLRPIIELEALAFGVAHIYPKEIDKINILNASILGMQKAIDQMAIVPIHIIVDGNKFKPYKNIPHQTIIKGDGKYMNIAAASVLAKTYRDAYMEKIHEEFPMYNWKQNKGYPTLEHRDAIRKYGTTKYHRMSFRLLPEQYSLDF; this comes from the coding sequence ATGTTAGCATTACAATTATTGGATGGATTAGAAGCCGGAACTGATGAAGCTGGACGCGGATGCCTTGCCGGACCTGTAACCGCAGCCGCCGTAATTTTACCCGCAACGTTTTCAAACAATATGCTAAACGACTCTAAACAGTTGAGCGAAAAGAAACGTGAATTACTTCGTCCAATTATTGAATTAGAAGCACTTGCTTTTGGCGTAGCGCATATTTATCCTAAAGAAATTGACAAGATTAATATTTTGAACGCTTCTATTTTGGGAATGCAAAAAGCAATTGACCAAATGGCAATTGTTCCTATACATATTATTGTAGACGGAAATAAATTTAAACCGTATAAAAATATTCCACATCAAACTATTATAAAAGGAGATGGAAAATATATGAATATTGCTGCTGCTTCTGTGTTGGCAAAAACATACAGAGACGCATATATGGAGAAAATTCATGAAGAGTTTCCGATGTATAATTGGAAGCAAAATAAAGGATATCCTACTTTAGAACATCGTGATGCAATTCGGAAATACGGAACTACTAAATATCATCGCATGTCGTTCAGGTTACTTCCTGAACAGTATTCGCTGGATTTTTAG
- a CDS encoding NHL repeat-containing protein: MKRILILILTIFSIGCTTETPKEYSLLKFVPQDAAVILQINDFESFQSELKNNQLLQSFKKPKFKQDFTAFVDYLQYIKPTSKSLLCFNELGKDSFEYTFITKTHPNLIVLDSLQKATTTNINYNDASIIKTTLGNQVNYTFYADSIFVNSSSQLLIENCIRSYKKVKIPASLKKVYTTIDESKSATLLATPKHVSPLLKHIFPNADTKFVATLGEQLALDVSILQDEISFTGIATANDSLSHALSSLKNTSPREHKIATIIPPFFESFMTITFDSYEKFQPETTNSLLDALEEVSTFSFNGSSFTGLRFISSSNEAETQLKTNSEHSTARNIKIYKNEDATLFQNHFSPFIITFDNTYYVILDEFIVFTNKNGLEDLSLLIGLYKDEQTLAYQKDYKETIENLSDESSILVFVNTDKFKKTIAESVQKSYRKEILSINIEDYPFAALQFTNEKGSDYAHVHGILKRNTAKPTENTVSQILNIVLDNPVASSPQFVKNHITKRKEIVVQDAKNVLYLISTEGKILWKKPLDGKILGAISQVDLYKNGRLQLAFTTPQSFYVLDRKGNDVKPYPTKANVTYTQAVAIFDYDKSKKYRFVFTEGNNVVMRDKQGKQVKGFKFSGSKNDFMNPPQHFRIISKDYITFQESNGKLHILSRTGKPRITVKANIQFSDNDVYIHNNLFTTSDRNGNLIQVDSKGQIAKTKLPVGENHAIDMTSRTLVSFFENKLRIKDKTVELAFGSYSKPKIFLIRNKIYVAITDTDAQKVYVYDSNAKSIPGFPAFGSSAIDLENFDKDVKLGFVTKGENNTVLVYKMN; this comes from the coding sequence ATGAAAAGAATTCTCATTCTGATTCTTACCATATTTAGTATTGGCTGTACAACGGAAACTCCTAAAGAATATTCTTTGTTGAAGTTTGTACCGCAAGATGCAGCCGTGATTTTACAGATTAATGATTTTGAAAGTTTTCAGAGCGAACTCAAAAATAATCAATTGTTGCAATCGTTTAAGAAACCAAAATTCAAGCAAGATTTTACTGCGTTTGTTGATTATTTGCAATACATAAAACCAACTTCCAAATCGTTGCTATGTTTTAACGAATTGGGAAAAGATAGTTTTGAGTATACTTTTATTACCAAAACACATCCTAATTTGATCGTTTTAGATTCACTTCAAAAAGCAACAACGACCAATATTAACTATAATGATGCTTCCATTATTAAAACCACACTTGGCAATCAAGTGAATTATACGTTTTATGCAGATAGTATTTTTGTAAATTCTTCTTCGCAATTATTGATTGAAAACTGCATTCGTTCGTATAAAAAAGTCAAAATTCCAGCTTCGCTCAAAAAAGTATATACAACTATTGACGAAAGCAAATCGGCAACTTTATTGGCAACTCCGAAACATGTTTCGCCTTTATTGAAACATATTTTCCCAAATGCTGATACAAAGTTTGTTGCAACTCTTGGCGAACAACTTGCGTTAGATGTTTCTATTTTACAAGATGAAATTTCCTTTACAGGAATTGCCACAGCAAACGATTCGCTTTCGCACGCGTTGAGTTCATTGAAAAATACGTCGCCACGCGAACACAAAATTGCAACCATAATTCCACCATTTTTTGAGTCATTTATGACAATCACGTTTGATTCATACGAGAAGTTTCAACCAGAAACTACAAATTCGCTGTTAGATGCTTTGGAAGAAGTGAGTACGTTTTCCTTTAACGGAAGTTCATTTACAGGTTTGCGATTTATTTCATCGAGTAATGAAGCTGAAACACAACTGAAAACAAATTCGGAACATAGCACAGCGAGAAACATCAAAATTTATAAAAATGAAGATGCAACGCTTTTTCAAAACCATTTTTCGCCTTTCATCATAACATTTGATAATACATATTATGTCATTTTGGATGAATTTATCGTTTTCACGAATAAGAACGGCTTGGAAGATTTGTCACTTTTGATTGGATTATACAAAGACGAACAAACGCTTGCATACCAAAAAGATTATAAAGAAACGATTGAAAACTTAAGTGATGAATCGTCAATATTGGTATTTGTGAATACGGACAAGTTTAAGAAAACCATCGCGGAAAGCGTACAAAAATCATATCGAAAGGAAATTTTAAGTATAAATATTGAAGATTATCCGTTTGCCGCGTTGCAATTTACCAACGAAAAAGGAAGCGATTATGCGCACGTTCACGGAATTTTAAAGCGAAATACTGCGAAACCAACTGAAAATACAGTTTCTCAAATATTGAATATTGTGTTGGATAATCCGGTTGCTTCAAGTCCGCAGTTTGTAAAAAATCATATTACCAAACGAAAGGAAATCGTCGTGCAAGATGCCAAAAATGTGTTGTATTTAATTTCTACGGAAGGGAAAATTTTATGGAAAAAACCGTTAGACGGAAAGATTTTAGGTGCTATTTCACAAGTTGATTTGTATAAAAACGGACGTTTGCAATTGGCATTTACAACGCCGCAATCTTTTTATGTGTTAGATAGAAAAGGAAATGATGTAAAACCGTATCCGACAAAAGCGAACGTAACTTATACGCAAGCTGTCGCGATTTTTGATTATGATAAATCGAAGAAATATCGGTTTGTTTTTACAGAAGGAAACAACGTTGTGATGCGCGATAAACAAGGAAAACAAGTGAAAGGATTTAAGTTTTCGGGTTCGAAGAATGATTTTATGAATCCGCCACAACACTTTAGAATCATCTCAAAAGATTATATCACATTTCAAGAAAGTAACGGAAAATTACACATTTTGTCACGTACAGGAAAACCGAGAATTACCGTGAAAGCGAATATTCAGTTTTCTGATAATGACGTTTATATTCATAATAATTTGTTTACGACTTCTGATCGGAATGGAAATTTGATTCAGGTTGATAGTAAAGGACAAATTGCCAAAACAAAACTTCCCGTTGGCGAAAATCATGCAATTGATATGACAAGTAGAACGTTGGTAAGTTTCTTTGAGAATAAGTTACGTATTAAAGATAAAACGGTGGAACTTGCTTTTGGTTCTTATAGCAAACCGAAAATTTTCTTAATTCGAAATAAAATTTATGTGGCTATTACAGATACGGATGCGCAAAAAGTGTATGTGTATGATAGCAATGCGAAATCGATTCCTGGTTTTCCCGCGTTTGGAAGTTCGGCAATTGATTTGGAGAATTTTGATAAAGATGTGAAGCTAGGGTTTGTGACTAAAGGAGAAAATAATACTGTTTTGGTTTATAAGATGAATTAA